In Candidatus Caccoplasma merdavium, one DNA window encodes the following:
- a CDS encoding serine dehydratase subunit alpha family protein produces MEKTERDAIIRLVKREVVPAIGCTEPIAVALCVSKAAQLLGKEPEKIEVLLSANILKNAMGVGIPGTGMIGLPIAVALGALAGNPDYQLEVLKDITPADVERGKQFIAENRIDIKLKEDITEKLYIEIHVSAGSDKAAAIIAGGHTTFVYEEQMGQVLLDRRSASADEEEDDDTSLSLRKVYDFAMTAPLEEIDFILESARLNKAAAETSFTGDYGHSLGRSLRDDNERRVMGDSVFTHILSYTSGACDARMAGAMIPVMSNSGSGNQGIAATLPVVVYAEENNKPREELIRALMLSHLTVIYIKQSLGRLSALCGCVVAATGSSCGITYLMGGGYEEITYAVKNMVANLTGMICDGAKPSCAMKLTSGVSTAVFSAMLAIEHKCVTAVEGIVENDVDRTIHNLTRIGAQGMNETDRLVLDIMTHKCP; encoded by the coding sequence ATGGAAAAAACAGAAAGAGATGCCATCATACGGCTGGTGAAACGTGAAGTCGTCCCGGCCATTGGTTGTACCGAGCCGATAGCCGTAGCCCTTTGTGTATCGAAAGCCGCGCAATTACTGGGCAAAGAACCCGAAAAAATTGAAGTGCTGCTGAGTGCCAATATCCTGAAAAACGCCATGGGGGTCGGCATACCCGGGACGGGCATGATCGGATTGCCCATTGCCGTGGCTCTCGGTGCGTTGGCCGGGAATCCCGATTATCAACTCGAAGTGCTCAAAGACATCACTCCGGCCGATGTGGAACGGGGAAAACAGTTCATCGCCGAGAATCGCATCGACATAAAACTGAAAGAAGACATTACCGAAAAACTATATATCGAGATACATGTTTCGGCAGGGTCCGATAAGGCCGCGGCCATCATCGCCGGTGGACACACCACTTTTGTGTATGAAGAGCAGATGGGGCAGGTGTTGCTCGATCGCCGTTCGGCCTCGGCCGATGAGGAAGAAGATGACGACACATCTCTCTCCTTGCGCAAGGTTTATGATTTTGCCATGACGGCTCCTCTTGAAGAAATCGATTTCATTCTCGAATCGGCCCGTCTCAACAAGGCGGCGGCAGAAACCTCCTTCACGGGAGATTATGGGCACTCGCTGGGCCGTTCCCTGCGCGATGATAACGAGCGACGGGTCATGGGCGACAGCGTCTTTACCCACATACTTTCTTATACCTCGGGAGCCTGCGATGCCCGCATGGCCGGAGCCATGATTCCCGTCATGAGCAACTCCGGTAGTGGAAACCAAGGTATTGCGGCCACCCTTCCCGTCGTGGTTTATGCCGAAGAAAACAACAAGCCCCGGGAAGAGTTGATACGCGCCCTCATGCTCAGCCATCTCACGGTGATTTATATCAAACAGAGCCTTGGGCGACTTTCGGCACTGTGCGGTTGTGTTGTAGCCGCGACAGGGTCGAGTTGTGGAATAACCTATCTGATGGGTGGCGGATATGAAGAGATAACGTATGCTGTCAAGAACATGGTTGCCAATCTCACCGGCATGATTTGCGACGGTGCCAAACCCAGTTGTGCCATGAAGCTCACCAGCGGAGTCTCGACGGCCGTCTTTTCGGCCATGTTGGCCATAGAACACAAGTGCGTGACCGCGGTCGAGGGTATTGTGGAAAACGATGTCGATCGCACGATACACAACCTGACCCGCATCGGTGCACAGGGCATGAACGAGACCGATCGCCTTGTGCTCGACATTATGACCCACAAATGTCCATAA